A region of Staphylococcus sp. IVB6181 DNA encodes the following proteins:
- a CDS encoding nitroreductase codes for MELREAISSRRSVKIFDHDMHIDDKALYEALKLSTDAPNHGMREPWRIIHVSKDRLPDLSRSVSRYAFRNEPEKQQSHYDAVTKLGGLLVLIVKRDPRQKENLENHLAFGAYAQNLMLLLHEAGIGTCWKTPPYIFQPKVRKVLGVEDDEDLLGFLYLTDMETKIPPKKPRHTENFISEY; via the coding sequence GTGGAATTAAGGGAAGCAATTTCTTCAAGACGCAGTGTGAAGATTTTTGACCATGATATGCATATAGATGATAAAGCGTTGTATGAAGCATTAAAACTCTCTACAGATGCACCTAATCATGGAATGAGGGAACCTTGGAGAATCATCCATGTGTCTAAAGACAGACTGCCTGATTTAAGCAGATCGGTTTCTCGTTATGCGTTTCGCAACGAACCAGAGAAACAGCAAAGTCACTACGATGCAGTGACAAAATTAGGCGGCTTACTCGTATTGATCGTAAAACGAGATCCAAGACAAAAAGAAAACCTAGAGAACCATTTAGCATTTGGTGCTTATGCACAAAACCTGATGCTGCTGCTGCATGAAGCAGGCATCGGTACGTGCTGGAAAACACCGCCATACATTTTCCAACCTAAAGTGAGAAAAGTATTAGGTGTAGAAGATGATGAAGATTTATTAGGTTTCTTATATCTTACAGACATGGAAACAAAAATCCCTCCAAAAAAACCGCGTCATACTGAAAATTTTATTTCAGAATATTAA
- the aroD gene encoding type I 3-dehydroquinate dehydratase, producing the protein MTQVEVAATIAPKFEATEELLTQLKENAAAIDIIELRIDQRETFDQEALEALTAALHEAHQTAKILVTYRTSSQGGKGEKSETAYYELVEALIELSGIDMIDIEWEEQNKLRIEQLVKKAQAYDLEVVLSQHDFKQTPPLENLKFTYFKMSKTGADYIKLAVMPNTAEDVTHLLDALYISSESVGAKVIGISMSQLGLVSRTAQGVFGGTVSYGALGEAQAPGQIHVSKLKELLTLYDINK; encoded by the coding sequence ATGACACAGGTTGAAGTCGCGGCTACTATTGCGCCGAAATTTGAAGCAACAGAAGAATTACTGACACAATTGAAGGAAAATGCAGCAGCAATAGATATCATTGAATTAAGAATCGATCAGCGAGAAACGTTTGATCAAGAGGCATTAGAAGCATTAACAGCTGCATTGCATGAGGCACATCAAACTGCCAAAATTCTAGTGACCTATCGTACAAGTTCACAAGGCGGAAAAGGGGAAAAATCCGAAACAGCTTATTATGAATTGGTTGAAGCATTAATCGAATTGTCTGGTATCGATATGATTGATATTGAATGGGAAGAACAAAACAAATTACGTATTGAGCAATTAGTAAAGAAAGCACAAGCATACGATTTAGAAGTAGTACTTTCTCAACATGACTTCAAACAAACACCTCCGTTAGAAAACTTGAAATTTACTTACTTTAAAATGAGTAAGACAGGGGCAGATTATATAAAACTTGCAGTAATGCCGAACACTGCAGAGGATGTAACGCATTTATTAGATGCGTTGTATATTTCATCAGAGAGTGTCGGCGCTAAAGTGATTGGTATTTCTATGTCTCAATTAGGACTGGTTTCAAGAACAGCGCAAGGTGTCTTTGGCGGTACAGTGTCATATGGTGCGTTAGGTGAAGCGCAAGCACCAGGACAAATTCATGTCAGCAAATTAAAAGAATTGTTAACTTTATATGATATAAACAAATAA
- a CDS encoding GNAT family N-acetyltransferase → MKEFRLLGPEDLDEVYQLFKEATRDFKNIYTWAIYDENTLSKDYFKRLVDKSNKVQYLFGVFFNKELVGALTLFHPIIVGTQHKAIIENMYVKDIDHLDEKLLNTVTDFCEQRAIEKILAPVASNNISALTFYSEYGFSKIGFETASRKYGEKYIDEHWLIYPIQKEAAHLN, encoded by the coding sequence ATGAAAGAATTCCGCTTGCTAGGCCCAGAAGATTTAGATGAGGTCTACCAACTATTCAAAGAAGCAACGCGTGACTTTAAAAATATTTATACATGGGCGATTTATGATGAAAATACATTGTCAAAGGACTATTTCAAACGACTAGTAGATAAAAGCAATAAAGTCCAATATTTATTCGGCGTCTTCTTCAACAAAGAACTTGTGGGTGCATTAACTTTGTTTCACCCTATTATTGTCGGAACACAGCATAAAGCAATCATAGAAAATATGTATGTTAAAGATATCGATCATCTCGATGAGAAATTATTGAACACTGTTACTGATTTTTGTGAACAACGTGCAATCGAAAAGATTTTAGCACCGGTCGCATCAAATAATATCAGTGCTCTTACATTTTACAGCGAGTATGGTTTTTCTAAAATCGGTTTTGAAACTGCATCACGCAAATACGGAGAGAAATATATCGATGAGCATTGGTTAATTTATCCAATTCAAAAAGAAGCAGCACATCTTAATTAA
- a CDS encoding YozE family protein, whose translation MSFYKFIITFMEDDTPFGQLAEYIIKDNNFPKEETNTEHIFEYVHENYYEHHLLESANRALSVYKSN comes from the coding sequence ATGAGCTTTTATAAATTTATTATCACATTTATGGAAGATGATACACCATTTGGGCAATTAGCAGAGTATATTATCAAAGATAATAATTTTCCAAAAGAAGAAACAAATACAGAACATATCTTCGAGTATGTTCATGAAAATTATTATGAACACCATCTGTTAGAATCAGCAAACAGAGCCCTTAGCGTGTATAAAAGCAATTAA
- a CDS encoding YgcG family protein translates to MIKRIASLLAVMFVGILLVAQNAGAASSDKFPKLEPPVFVQDHADLISAQDKDEIVNKGQKLQDGTDSDILVMTMKSIGQTPKEDYAYQAGRHYKVGDQKHSRGVVILVNLDNGNEYQNRGIQVAVGRGLEGVLNDAKVGALIDDNFMPYAKKAAHADSKEQQKAYYSQGITQLYNAVWKEIAKAYGYDGEKFTESSPKEQDNSEGDAYLSVFGIFFLIVVILIIIFTKNGGGGPPRGGGRRRHDSDTWWVGSGGFGGDFGGSSGGGGFSGGSFGGGGGFGGGGAGRGF, encoded by the coding sequence ATGATAAAACGCATTGCCAGCTTATTAGCTGTAATGTTCGTTGGGATATTGCTCGTTGCACAGAATGCAGGTGCTGCGTCATCAGATAAATTTCCTAAACTAGAACCACCGGTATTTGTTCAAGATCATGCAGATTTAATTTCTGCGCAAGATAAAGACGAAATTGTAAATAAAGGTCAAAAATTGCAAGATGGTACAGACTCGGACATTTTGGTAATGACGATGAAGTCCATTGGTCAAACACCAAAAGAAGACTATGCGTATCAAGCTGGCCGCCACTATAAAGTAGGGGACCAAAAGCATAGTCGAGGTGTCGTTATTCTAGTCAATTTAGATAATGGTAATGAATATCAAAACAGAGGTATCCAAGTTGCTGTCGGAAGAGGCCTGGAAGGTGTTTTAAACGACGCTAAAGTAGGTGCTCTGATTGATGACAATTTCATGCCTTATGCGAAAAAAGCAGCACATGCTGATAGTAAGGAACAACAAAAAGCATATTACAGTCAAGGTATTACACAACTGTACAATGCTGTATGGAAAGAGATAGCTAAAGCTTATGGTTATGATGGTGAAAAGTTCACTGAGTCCTCACCAAAAGAACAAGATAACTCAGAAGGAGATGCTTATTTAAGTGTCTTCGGCATCTTTTTCCTTATTGTCGTGATACTTATTATAATCTTCACTAAAAATGGCGGCGGCGGACCTCCAAGAGGCGGCGGTCGCAGAAGACATGATTCAGATACTTGGTGGGTCGGATCTGGAGGCTTTGGCGGAGACTTCGGCGGCTCATCAGGCGGTGGAGGATTCAGCGGCGGCAGTTTCGGCGGAGGCGGCGGCTTCGGCGGCGGAGGTGCCGGACGCGGATTCTAA
- a CDS encoding LemA family protein yields the protein MKKILTPLIIIGIVIVIIGVTMIAPYNKLVGMDEDTENQLSNIDNQLQRRVDLIPNLVNTVKGYAKHEEDVFKQVSDARSKLAGASTPKEKAEANEEVNSSLSRLLAISENYPDLKADKQFTGLRDELAGTENRIAVARNDYNTSVNKYNQAIRHFPTTIVAKIFGFDKKEYFKAEKGADKAPKVDFGTDKSQ from the coding sequence ATGAAGAAAATACTTACACCTCTTATCATCATCGGAATCGTTATAGTCATCATTGGAGTGACTATGATTGCACCTTACAATAAACTTGTAGGAATGGATGAAGATACTGAAAACCAACTGTCTAACATTGATAACCAGCTTCAACGCCGTGTTGATTTGATTCCAAACTTGGTAAATACTGTTAAAGGTTATGCGAAGCATGAAGAAGATGTATTTAAACAAGTTTCAGATGCACGCAGTAAACTAGCTGGTGCCTCAACACCGAAAGAAAAAGCTGAAGCAAACGAAGAAGTGAATTCTTCATTAAGCAGACTCTTAGCAATCAGTGAGAATTATCCAGATTTAAAAGCAGACAAACAATTCACTGGATTGCGCGATGAACTAGCTGGAACTGAAAACAGAATTGCGGTTGCCAGAAATGATTACAATACATCAGTCAATAAATATAACCAAGCCATTCGACACTTCCCAACAACCATTGTTGCTAAAATATTCGGATTCGATAAGAAAGAGTACTTTAAAGCTGAGAAAGGTGCCGATAAAGCTCCTAAAGTAGATTTCGGCACTGATAAATCTCAATGA
- a CDS encoding TrkH family potassium uptake protein gives MDFLKKPLTVYLLLFLSTTLFGALLLYLPATGKQYTSFIDAFFVASSAFTVTGLSTVDITTQFNWLGDIIIMFLIQIGGLGIVTITTLTLIIANRRISMHERKLIMVTWNVDEPGGMVRLIRQLTLYSITTEFIGMLLLALSFVPKYGIGKGIFISMFTAVSAFNNAGFALFSKNMIGFNDDPVVTLIIPILIIMGGLGPLVMSDLIRTRRLSKLKLHTKVAVTTTLALIAIGTAGYFLLEYTNTLRPFNIWAKIGTSFFQSVTTRTAGFQSVDLGLIHTPTAIMMMILMFIGGTPFSAAGGIKVTTFIVVLMFVYSTLRDDDHTTLFNRTIKPKTIAKAITVTSVSLIFVLTVTFIVSCLNETTPFIKVIFEVVSAFGTVGLSMNFTTEYHTLTKAIIIIVMICGKLGVVTVLALFIPSKKRFYQYAKGNIYL, from the coding sequence TTGGATTTCTTAAAGAAGCCCTTAACTGTTTATTTACTATTATTTCTTAGTACCACACTATTTGGAGCGTTATTGCTGTATTTGCCTGCGACAGGTAAGCAATATACCTCATTTATAGATGCTTTCTTTGTAGCTTCTAGTGCGTTTACTGTTACCGGTCTATCCACTGTAGATATCACAACACAGTTTAATTGGCTCGGCGACATCATTATTATGTTTTTAATTCAAATCGGCGGATTAGGTATTGTGACCATTACAACACTTACATTGATTATCGCTAACCGCAGAATATCCATGCACGAACGCAAATTGATTATGGTCACTTGGAATGTGGATGAACCTGGCGGTATGGTACGTTTAATTCGACAATTAACGCTGTATAGTATCACAACGGAATTCATCGGCATGCTGCTTTTAGCATTATCGTTTGTACCGAAATACGGTATTGGCAAAGGTATCTTCATCAGTATGTTCACCGCTGTTTCAGCGTTCAATAACGCAGGGTTTGCATTATTTTCAAAGAACATGATCGGGTTCAATGATGATCCGGTTGTTACACTTATCATTCCTATATTAATCATTATGGGTGGTCTTGGACCGTTAGTGATGTCTGATTTGATACGTACAAGAAGATTATCTAAATTAAAGCTGCATACAAAAGTCGCAGTTACTACTACGCTAGCTTTAATTGCCATTGGTACAGCAGGCTATTTCTTATTAGAATATACCAATACGTTACGACCTTTTAATATATGGGCTAAAATCGGCACTTCTTTCTTTCAATCTGTCACTACGAGAACAGCCGGTTTCCAATCTGTAGATTTAGGTTTGATTCATACCCCTACCGCAATTATGATGATGATTTTAATGTTCATCGGCGGTACACCTTTTAGTGCAGCAGGCGGTATTAAAGTCACTACATTTATTGTTGTGCTTATGTTCGTATACAGCACATTGCGTGACGATGATCATACAACACTCTTCAATAGAACGATTAAACCTAAAACAATCGCAAAAGCAATTACTGTCACTTCTGTAAGTTTAATATTTGTGTTGACTGTCACATTTATTGTCAGCTGTTTAAACGAAACAACACCATTCATTAAAGTTATTTTTGAAGTCGTATCAGCGTTTGGTACAGTTGGTTTAAGTATGAACTTTACAACTGAATATCATACTCTGACAAAAGCTATTATCATTATTGTCATGATATGCGGTAAATTAGGTGTTGTAACAGTATTAGCACTGTTCATCCCTAGTAAAAAACGCTTTTATCAATATGCCAAAGGCAATATCTATTTATAA
- a CDS encoding cold-shock protein, whose amino-acid sequence MNNGTVKWFNAEKGFGFIERENGDDVFVHFSAIQGDGYKTLEEGQQVDFDIVEGDRGEQAANVVKMS is encoded by the coding sequence ATGAATAACGGTACAGTTAAATGGTTTAACGCAGAAAAAGGTTTTGGATTTATCGAAAGAGAAAATGGCGACGATGTATTCGTACACTTCTCAGCAATCCAAGGCGATGGCTACAAAACATTAGAAGAAGGCCAACAAGTTGACTTCGACATCGTTGAAGGCGACCGCGGTGAACAAGCTGCTAACGTTGTAAAAATGTCATAA
- a CDS encoding DUF4352 domain-containing protein — MNDQEKKQFEQFKAFQAQQQKPKKKNKFLVGCLSIIILIIIISACNAITGGGDSDSNKTASKKEETKATHKMNEVVKLDKLEFNVTNKAVADQVGNVLTNKAKGTFIILDVTVKNNGDKAVDIADSFFKLVGDGKTYEADSAASTTANQAVSPDDLGFFGDKINPDSTKNGKVVFDVSKEVANKQNLVLQVQSGVFGTKTEKIKLK, encoded by the coding sequence ATGAATGATCAAGAAAAAAAGCAATTCGAGCAGTTTAAAGCATTTCAAGCACAACAACAAAAACCGAAAAAGAAGAACAAATTTCTAGTTGGTTGTTTATCAATTATCATACTAATCATAATCATCAGTGCTTGCAATGCAATAACTGGCGGTGGAGATTCTGATTCAAACAAAACTGCCAGCAAAAAAGAAGAAACTAAAGCCACTCACAAAATGAATGAAGTTGTTAAACTCGATAAACTAGAGTTCAATGTGACAAATAAAGCAGTTGCTGATCAAGTGGGAAATGTACTGACTAACAAAGCAAAAGGAACATTTATTATTTTAGACGTTACTGTTAAAAATAACGGAGATAAAGCAGTAGATATTGCAGACTCATTCTTCAAATTAGTTGGGGACGGCAAAACTTATGAAGCTGATTCTGCAGCATCAACTACTGCCAACCAAGCTGTATCGCCTGATGATCTAGGTTTCTTCGGAGATAAAATAAATCCAGACAGCACTAAAAATGGAAAAGTTGTTTTCGACGTATCAAAAGAAGTCGCAAACAAACAAAATTTAGTACTTCAAGTTCAATCTGGTGTTTTTGGAACTAAAACAGAAAAAATCAAATTAAAATAA
- the smpB gene encoding SsrA-binding protein SmpB, producing MSKKKKKSPGTLAENRKARHDYNIEDTLEAGIVLRGTEIKSIRRGSANLKDSFAQVKNGEIYVHNMHIAPYEEGNRFNHDPLRPRKLLLHKREIQKLGTRTREIGYSIIPLKLYLKHGQCKVLIGVARGKKKYDKRQDLKDKAVKRDIQRAMKDRY from the coding sequence ATGTCGAAGAAGAAGAAAAAATCTCCTGGTACTTTAGCGGAGAACCGCAAAGCCAGACACGATTATAATATAGAGGATACGCTTGAAGCGGGCATTGTGTTAAGAGGTACAGAAATTAAATCCATTCGTCGCGGCAGTGCCAATTTAAAAGATAGTTTCGCACAAGTGAAAAATGGTGAAATTTACGTTCATAATATGCATATTGCGCCTTATGAAGAAGGCAACCGATTTAATCACGATCCATTGCGCCCAAGAAAACTGCTCTTACACAAAAGAGAGATTCAAAAATTGGGAACACGTACACGTGAAATCGGCTATTCTATTATTCCGTTAAAACTGTATCTCAAGCATGGACAATGCAAAGTCTTAATTGGTGTTGCGCGAGGCAAGAAAAAATACGATAAGCGTCAAGATCTTAAAGATAAAGCAGTAAAGCGCGATATCCAACGTGCAATGAAAGACCGTTATTAA
- the rnr gene encoding ribonuclease R: MDLKQSVAEIIKQPDYEPMSVSDFQDRLGLDNADSFRDLIKVLVELEQSGLVERTKTDRYKRKSSQKKMKDNLVKGTLSQNKKGFAFLRPEDEDMEDIFIPPTKINRAMDGDTVIVEVQPSRGDFKGKVEGEVKSIEKHSVTQVVGTYTEGRHFGFVIPDDKRIMQDIFIPKGQSLGAVEGHKVLVQISKYAQGNDNPEGHVSAILGHKNDPGVDILSIIYQHGIEIEFPDEVLKEAEAVPESIEPSELEGRRDLRDELTITIDGADAKDLDDAIALKKLKNGNTQLTVSIADVSHYVKEDSALDKEAYDRGTSVYLVDRVIPMIPHRLSNGICSLNPNVDRLTLSCRMEINQDGKVVKHEIFDSAIQSDHRMTYDEVNQIITDKDEAVRSKYSDVAPMLDMAQELSNTLIQMRKRRGEIDFDIDEAQVIVNDEGIPVEVRMRERGEGERLIESFMLAANETVAEHFNKMEVPFIYRVHEQPKSDRLTQFFEFITNFGILVRGTGEDVSPSTLQEIHEKVKGLPEQTVVSTMMLRSMQQARYEDTNLGHFGLSADYYTHFTSPIRRYPDLVVHRLIRKYLIEDSMSGKELRKWEDKLPEIAEHTSNRERRAIEAERDTDELKKAEFMLQHIGDEFEGIISSVANFGMFVELPNTVEGMVHVSNMTDDYYQFAEGQMAMIGERSGNVFRIGDAVKIKVVNVDVEQRMIDFQILGMPEPKRKKSSERPARGTTIQTKTRGKNLGGDKKKGKKKQRKGKNQRNRDKQNNTNHKPFYKSKKVKQKARKKK; encoded by the coding sequence ATGGATTTAAAACAATCTGTAGCAGAAATCATTAAACAACCTGATTATGAACCTATGTCAGTGTCAGATTTCCAAGATCGTTTAGGTTTAGATAATGCCGACTCATTCAGAGACTTAATAAAGGTGTTAGTTGAACTAGAACAATCCGGACTTGTGGAACGCACTAAAACAGACCGCTATAAAAGAAAGAGCAGTCAAAAGAAAATGAAAGACAACTTAGTCAAAGGGACTTTAAGCCAAAACAAAAAAGGTTTTGCCTTCTTAAGACCTGAAGACGAAGACATGGAAGATATCTTTATTCCTCCGACTAAAATCAACCGCGCCATGGATGGCGACACTGTTATTGTAGAAGTGCAGCCCTCACGCGGAGATTTCAAAGGAAAAGTCGAAGGGGAAGTTAAATCAATTGAAAAACATTCCGTTACACAAGTAGTCGGAACGTATACAGAAGGCCGTCATTTCGGTTTCGTAATTCCGGATGACAAACGTATTATGCAAGATATTTTCATTCCGAAAGGTCAAAGTTTAGGTGCTGTAGAAGGCCATAAAGTGTTAGTGCAGATTTCTAAATACGCACAAGGCAACGATAATCCTGAAGGCCATGTTTCTGCAATCTTAGGGCATAAAAATGACCCGGGTGTAGATATTCTTTCAATTATTTACCAACATGGCATTGAAATCGAATTCCCTGATGAAGTATTGAAAGAAGCAGAAGCCGTACCGGAATCTATCGAACCATCAGAATTAGAAGGCCGCAGAGACTTGCGTGATGAATTAACAATTACAATTGATGGCGCAGATGCGAAAGACTTAGATGATGCGATTGCGCTGAAAAAGCTTAAAAACGGCAATACGCAATTAACAGTAAGTATCGCAGATGTCAGCCATTATGTTAAAGAAGACTCAGCGTTAGACAAAGAAGCATATGACCGCGGTACAAGTGTTTATTTAGTAGACCGTGTTATTCCGATGATTCCGCATCGATTAAGCAATGGTATCTGTTCATTGAACCCGAATGTAGACCGCTTAACATTAAGTTGCCGTATGGAAATCAATCAAGACGGCAAAGTGGTAAAACATGAAATCTTTGACAGTGCGATTCAATCTGATCATCGTATGACTTATGATGAAGTAAATCAGATTATTACGGATAAAGATGAAGCGGTACGTTCAAAATATTCAGATGTGGCACCGATGCTGGATATGGCGCAAGAATTAAGCAATACACTGATTCAAATGCGTAAACGCCGTGGTGAAATAGACTTTGATATTGATGAAGCACAAGTTATCGTTAATGACGAAGGTATTCCGGTAGAAGTGAGAATGCGTGAACGCGGCGAAGGTGAACGCTTAATCGAATCCTTCATGTTAGCTGCGAACGAAACAGTTGCGGAACACTTCAACAAAATGGAAGTGCCGTTTATCTATCGTGTGCACGAACAGCCGAAATCAGATCGCTTAACGCAATTCTTCGAATTCATTACGAACTTCGGAATTTTGGTAAGAGGTACAGGCGAAGATGTATCTCCAAGTACACTTCAAGAAATTCATGAAAAAGTGAAAGGTCTGCCTGAACAAACAGTAGTATCTACTATGATGTTACGCTCTATGCAGCAGGCACGCTATGAAGATACGAACTTAGGCCACTTCGGTTTATCAGCGGATTACTATACACACTTTACGTCACCGATTCGTCGTTATCCTGACTTAGTTGTCCATCGACTCATACGCAAATACTTGATAGAAGATTCAATGAGCGGTAAAGAACTAAGGAAATGGGAAGATAAGCTTCCAGAAATCGCAGAACACACTTCTAATCGCGAACGTCGTGCAATTGAAGCTGAACGTGACACGGACGAACTGAAGAAAGCAGAGTTTATGCTTCAACACATCGGTGATGAGTTTGAAGGTATCATCAGTTCTGTCGCAAACTTCGGTATGTTTGTAGAATTGCCGAATACTGTAGAAGGTATGGTGCATGTGTCTAATATGACAGATGACTATTACCAATTCGCAGAAGGTCAAATGGCTATGATCGGCGAACGCTCAGGCAATGTCTTCCGCATTGGCGACGCTGTTAAAATCAAAGTCGTTAATGTCGATGTGGAACAACGTATGATTGATTTCCAAATCTTAGGCATGCCGGAACCAAAACGCAAAAAATCAAGCGAACGTCCTGCACGCGGTACGACAATCCAAACAAAAACACGCGGTAAAAACCTTGGCGGAGATAAGAAAAAAGGCAAGAAGAAACAACGTAAAGGTAAAAACCAACGTAACCGCGATAAACAAAACAATACAAATCACAAACCGTTTTACAAAAGTAAAAAGGTAAAACAAAAAGCACGTAAAAAGAAATAA
- a CDS encoding carboxylesterase, protein MQIKLPEPFFFEEGNRAVLLLHGFTGNSSDVRQLGRFLQKKGYTSYAPQYEGHAAPPEEILQSSPHVWFKDALDGYDFLKSKGYDEIAVAGLSLGGDFALKLSLNRDVEGIVTMCAPMFIKTEGSMYEGVLEYARNFKKYQGKDEATIDREMDAFHPTDTLKELQQTIQDVRDHVDEVMDPLLVIQAEQDDMINPESANVIYDEASSDDKSIKWYAESGHVITIDKEKEQVFEDIYAFLEGLDWSE, encoded by the coding sequence ATGCAGATTAAATTGCCTGAACCGTTCTTCTTTGAAGAAGGGAATAGAGCAGTATTATTATTACATGGGTTTACTGGGAATTCATCAGATGTACGTCAGTTAGGACGTTTCTTGCAGAAGAAAGGTTATACATCTTATGCACCTCAGTATGAAGGCCATGCAGCACCACCGGAGGAAATTCTGCAATCCAGTCCGCATGTCTGGTTTAAAGATGCGTTAGACGGATATGATTTCTTAAAATCCAAAGGATATGATGAAATCGCAGTGGCTGGATTATCTTTAGGCGGCGACTTTGCCTTGAAGTTAAGCTTAAACAGAGATGTAGAGGGTATTGTAACCATGTGTGCGCCTATGTTTATCAAGACAGAAGGCTCAATGTACGAAGGCGTATTAGAATATGCACGCAACTTTAAGAAATACCAAGGTAAAGATGAAGCGACAATCGATCGCGAAATGGATGCATTCCATCCGACTGACACTTTAAAAGAGCTTCAGCAAACGATTCAAGATGTGAGAGATCATGTTGATGAAGTAATGGACCCATTATTGGTCATTCAAGCTGAACAAGATGATATGATCAACCCTGAATCTGCAAATGTAATTTATGATGAAGCGTCATCTGATGACAAATCAATTAAATGGTATGCAGAATCAGGTCACGTTATTACGATTGATAAAGAAAAAGAACAAGTTTTCGAAGATATTTATGCCTTCTTAGAAGGACTTGATTGGTCTGAATAA
- the secG gene encoding preprotein translocase subunit SecG, producing MHVLLTVLLVIDCIALITVVLLQESKSNGLSGAISGGAEQLFGGKQKQRGVDLFLNRVTIVLSIVFFVLMLAITYLNM from the coding sequence ATGCATGTTTTGTTAACAGTTTTATTAGTCATTGACTGTATCGCTTTAATTACAGTTGTGTTACTCCAAGAAAGCAAAAGCAATGGACTTTCAGGAGCAATCAGCGGCGGTGCTGAACAGCTCTTTGGTGGAAAACAGAAACAACGCGGTGTAGATTTATTCTTAAACCGTGTCACAATCGTATTATCTATTGTGTTTTTCGTGTTAATGCTCGCAATTACTTATCTTAATATGTAA